From one Mya arenaria isolate MELC-2E11 chromosome 4, ASM2691426v1 genomic stretch:
- the LOC128232121 gene encoding collagen alpha-1(I) chain-like isoform X2 — MTMYGKPADDVFVKYLRHLVILALTILLSVENSECSGYGYHVIPSVVSNKICSNECKEWKPKQCWDGYLKRNVWKMVCEKNEITCCPGFQGPQCEDECINCDKINSFERRFVDIYSKITKIDELCSNISNSGGGGTKDCTCPAGPRGETGPAGPPGLPGPRGFEGPTGLPGKQGSDGQAGSPGNDGATGRDGPRGRDGLPGPRGEQGPSGETGAPGLQGVPGSPGKPGTSGIDGLPGQKGETGSNGERGSPGQKGERGEPGLPGRDGTGGGGGTGRKGEPGRDGTSGRDGMRGPKGESGAQGPSGPPGHPGQEGPSGPSGPRGEPGLPGVHGQKGLDGEPGLPGEGGLDGRPGQKGNPGEPGPRGLLGLPGPQGSKGEPGFNGIPGDRGFPGLDGALGAKGEKGDRGNVGLPGPQGRDGIPGSIGEPGIPGRNGHPGTPGLTGLPGEMGPKGMDGRDGEEGPSGTPGPQGPPGPAGRDGIDGHPGEPGQPGRDGSPGDITKIEESTIIKELQNTVKHLETKIERTHVQLQGTTERLETTRKELLELRLICNRVVSCRFNCSEDSYMCSCGMCIPRKFQCDGFPQCPDGSDEDPKICEYECQVGVDFKCRSSGRCIPVADVCNGVIDCPDGSDEDAINCPDSQGCTEGGFPCQDGSRCVAREERCDGKDDCQDSSDEKDCRCEENEFMCKTSRECIPAVFTCDGEPNCQDESDESVDICKEGRTCPEGQLLCADQNGCISPSQLCNGMRDCFDASDEAPAKCGPPPTTAAPPTPTPEKATSTTTVTRTTTEEDVLGSGDYGSVSCEELYQSWNDPGFPGGQPPPLSPDEAVSEELCLYLRTRTIENCKSAEPRVNAALCEQLLNIDLPEMAARHRRHKHIDDELSPNDDDDLRDMQGDMPMEHLSFDEIPDLSFDELDHKGKYRVEIESPPVAHAAQGKASGSACALTANGLFLAVMLLCGLICKFV, encoded by the exons TAAAATATGTTCTAACGAGTGCAAGGAGTGGAAGCCGAAACAGTGTTGGGACGGTTACTTGAAAAG GAATGTCTGGAAGATGGTGTGTGAGAAGAACGAGATCACGTGCTGTCCGGGTTTCCAGGGGCCCCAGTGTGAGGATG AATGCATTAACTGTGATAAAATAAATAGCTTTGAAAGAAGATTTGTCGATATATATTCCAAG ATAACCAAAATAGACGAACTGTGCTCCAATATTTCCAATTCTGGTGGTGGAGGCACGAAGGACTGCACGTGTCCAGCCGGCCCACGTGGAGAAACTGGTCCAGCAGGACCGCCTGGGTTGCCAGGGCCACGGGGGTTTGAAGGACCAACGGGGCTACCAGGCAAACAGGGTTCAGATGGCCAAGCGGGATCACCAGGGAATGACGGAGCTACAGGAAGAGACGGTCCGAGAGGGCGCGACGGGCTGCCGGGTCCGCGAGGAGAACAGGGCCCGTCCGGTGAGACTGGTGCTCCAGGTCTACAAGGAGTGCCGGGAAGTCCAGGAAAGCCAGGGACCTCTGGTATAGATGGACTACCGGGCCAAAAAGGCGAGACAGGGTCTAACGGGGAGCGTGGTAGTCCAGGACAAAAGGGTGAAAGAGGAGAACCTGGCTTACCTGGAAGAGACGGAACTGGCGGGGGCGGAGGGACGGGTAGGAAAGGGGAACCAGGTAGAGACGGAACCAGTGGGCGCGATGGCATGCGGGGTCCTAAAGGAGAGTCTGGTGCTcaagggccttcagggcccccAGGGCATCCGGGACAAGAAGGTCCAAGCGGTCCATCTGGACCACGAGGTGAACCCGGCTTGCCCGGTGTACACGGTCAAAAGGGGTTGGACGGAGAACCTGGACTTCCAGGAGAAGGAGGATTGGACGGACGACCGGGTCAAAAAGGTAATCCCGGAGAACCTGGACCCCGGGGATTGCTAGGGCTTCCTGGGCCGCAGGGTAGTAAAGGTGAACCCGGATTTAATGGAATACCCGGTGATCGTGGCTTCCCGGGTTTGGATGGGGCACTGGGAGCAAAGGGTGAAAAGGGTGATAGAGGAAATGTCGGACTTCCAGGCCCTCAAGGCCGTGATGGTATCCCGGGAAGTATTGGTGAACCAGGCATTCCTGGCCGCAATGGTCATCCAGGAACACCGGGACTCACTGGCTTACCAGGTGAGATGGGACCAAAGGGTATGGATGGCAGAGATGGAGAGGAAGGCCCATCAGGAACACCGGGGCCACAGGGGCCGCCGGGGCCCGCGGGCAGAGACGGCATTGATGGACACCCAGGGGAACCTGGACAGCCGGGAAGAGACGGCAGCCCGGGTGACATCACCAAGATCGAGGAAAGCACAATCATCAAAGAACTTCAAAACACTGTCAAG CACCTGGAAACCAAGATTGAGCGGACGCACGTGCAGCTCCAGGGGACGACTGAGCGGCTGGAGACCACCCGGAAGGAGCTTCTGGAGTTACGCCTTATATGTAACCGGGTCGTCA GTTGTCGGTTCAACTGCAGCGAGGACAGCTACATGTGCAGCTGCGGCATGTGCATCCCCCGGAAGTTCCAGTGTGACGGCTTCCCCCAGTGCCCCGACGGATCAGACGAGGACCCAAAAATCTGCG AATACGAGTGCCAGGTTGGTGTGGACTTTAAGTGCCGCTCTTCCGGCCGCTGCATCCCGGTCGCGGACGTCTGTAACGGCGTCATAGATTGCCCAGACGGCTCCGACGAGGACGCTATCAACTGCCCGGACT CGCAGGGATGCACGGAGGGCGGTTTCCCGTGCCAAGATGGCAGCAGGTGCGTAGCGCGCGAGGAGCGCTGTGACGGCAAGGACGACTGCCAGGACAGCAGCGACGAGAAGGACTGCA GGTGCGAGGAGAACGAGTTCATGTGCAAGACGTCGAGGGAGTGCATCCCGGCCGTATTCACGTGCGACGGGGAACCTAACTGCCAGGATGAATCGGACGAGAGCGTCGACATTTGTAAGG AGGGGAGGACGTGTCCAGAGGGCCAGCTGCTGTGTGCCGACCAGAACGGCTGCATCTCGCCGTCCCAGCTGTGTAACGGCATGCGGGACTGCTTTGATGCATCGGACGAGGCCCCCGCTAAATGTG GGCCGCCGCCGACGACAGCGGCGCCACCAACGCCGACGCCAGAGAAGGCGACTAGTACGACGACCGTGACAAGAACTACGACAGAGGAGGACGTCTTGGGATCCGGGGATTATGGGTCCGTGAGCTGCGAGGAACTGTATCAGAGTTGGAACGACCCTGGCTTCCCCGGAGGCCAACCACCACCGCTTAGCCCCGACGAGGCAGTGAGCGAGGAGCTGTGCCTATACCTGCGTACCCGCACCATCGAAAACTGCAAGTCCGCAGAGCCCAGGGTGAACGCCGCCCTGTGCGAGCAACTTCTCAATATCGACCTGCCGGAAATGGCCGCCCGCCATCGCCGCCACAAACACATTGATGACGAGTTGTCCCCCAACGATGACGACGATTTGCGGGACATGCAGGGGGACATGCCCATGGAGCACCTTAGTTTTGATGAAATTCCAGACTTGTCCTTCGATGAACTGGACCATAAGGGGAAATACAGAGTTGAGATTGAGTCGCCGCCTGTTGCGCACGCCGCGCAGGGGAAGGCTTCCGGCTCTGCATGCGCTCTAACTGCCAATGGCTTGTTTCTGGCTGTTATGTTGCTTTGCGGCCTTATatgtaaatttgtttga
- the LOC128232121 gene encoding collagen alpha-1(I) chain-like isoform X4 has protein sequence MTMYGKPADDVFVKYLRHLVILALTILLSVENSECSGYGYHVIPSVVSNKICSNECKEWKPKQCWDGYLKRNVWKMVCEKNEITCCPGFQGPQCEDECINCDKINSFERRFVDIYSKITKIDELCSNISNSGGGGTKDCTCPAGPRGETGPAGPPGLPGPRGFEGPTGLPGKQGSDGQAGSPGNDGATGRDGPRGRDGLPGPRGEQGPSGETGAPGLQGVPGSPGKPGTSGIDGLPGQKGETGSNGERGSPGQKGERGEPGLPGRDGTGGGGGTGRKGEPGRDGTSGRDGMRGPKGESGAQGPSGPPGHPGQEGPSGPSGPRGEPGLPGVHGQKGLDGEPGLPGEGGLDGRPGQKGNPGEPGPRGLLGLPGPQGSKGEPGFNGIPGDRGFPGLDGALGAKGEKGDRGNVGLPGPQGRDGIPGSIGEPGIPGRNGHPGTPGLTGLPGEMGPKGMDGRDGEEGPSGTPGPQGPPGPAGRDGIDGHPGEPGQPGRDGSPGDITKIEESTIIKELQNTVKHLETKIERTHVQLQGTTERLETTRKELLELRLICNRVVSCRFNCSEDSYMCSCGMCIPRKFQCDGFPQCPDGSDEDPKICEYECQVGVDFKCRSSGRCIPVADVCNGVIDCPDGSDEDAINCPDSQGCTEGGFPCQDGSRCVAREERCDGKDDCQDSSDEKDCNRAKEIGCEENEFMCKTSRECIPAVFTCDGEPNCQDESDESVDICKEGRTCPEGQLLCADQNGCISPSQLCNGMRDCFDASDEAPAKCG, from the exons TAAAATATGTTCTAACGAGTGCAAGGAGTGGAAGCCGAAACAGTGTTGGGACGGTTACTTGAAAAG GAATGTCTGGAAGATGGTGTGTGAGAAGAACGAGATCACGTGCTGTCCGGGTTTCCAGGGGCCCCAGTGTGAGGATG AATGCATTAACTGTGATAAAATAAATAGCTTTGAAAGAAGATTTGTCGATATATATTCCAAG ATAACCAAAATAGACGAACTGTGCTCCAATATTTCCAATTCTGGTGGTGGAGGCACGAAGGACTGCACGTGTCCAGCCGGCCCACGTGGAGAAACTGGTCCAGCAGGACCGCCTGGGTTGCCAGGGCCACGGGGGTTTGAAGGACCAACGGGGCTACCAGGCAAACAGGGTTCAGATGGCCAAGCGGGATCACCAGGGAATGACGGAGCTACAGGAAGAGACGGTCCGAGAGGGCGCGACGGGCTGCCGGGTCCGCGAGGAGAACAGGGCCCGTCCGGTGAGACTGGTGCTCCAGGTCTACAAGGAGTGCCGGGAAGTCCAGGAAAGCCAGGGACCTCTGGTATAGATGGACTACCGGGCCAAAAAGGCGAGACAGGGTCTAACGGGGAGCGTGGTAGTCCAGGACAAAAGGGTGAAAGAGGAGAACCTGGCTTACCTGGAAGAGACGGAACTGGCGGGGGCGGAGGGACGGGTAGGAAAGGGGAACCAGGTAGAGACGGAACCAGTGGGCGCGATGGCATGCGGGGTCCTAAAGGAGAGTCTGGTGCTcaagggccttcagggcccccAGGGCATCCGGGACAAGAAGGTCCAAGCGGTCCATCTGGACCACGAGGTGAACCCGGCTTGCCCGGTGTACACGGTCAAAAGGGGTTGGACGGAGAACCTGGACTTCCAGGAGAAGGAGGATTGGACGGACGACCGGGTCAAAAAGGTAATCCCGGAGAACCTGGACCCCGGGGATTGCTAGGGCTTCCTGGGCCGCAGGGTAGTAAAGGTGAACCCGGATTTAATGGAATACCCGGTGATCGTGGCTTCCCGGGTTTGGATGGGGCACTGGGAGCAAAGGGTGAAAAGGGTGATAGAGGAAATGTCGGACTTCCAGGCCCTCAAGGCCGTGATGGTATCCCGGGAAGTATTGGTGAACCAGGCATTCCTGGCCGCAATGGTCATCCAGGAACACCGGGACTCACTGGCTTACCAGGTGAGATGGGACCAAAGGGTATGGATGGCAGAGATGGAGAGGAAGGCCCATCAGGAACACCGGGGCCACAGGGGCCGCCGGGGCCCGCGGGCAGAGACGGCATTGATGGACACCCAGGGGAACCTGGACAGCCGGGAAGAGACGGCAGCCCGGGTGACATCACCAAGATCGAGGAAAGCACAATCATCAAAGAACTTCAAAACACTGTCAAG CACCTGGAAACCAAGATTGAGCGGACGCACGTGCAGCTCCAGGGGACGACTGAGCGGCTGGAGACCACCCGGAAGGAGCTTCTGGAGTTACGCCTTATATGTAACCGGGTCGTCA GTTGTCGGTTCAACTGCAGCGAGGACAGCTACATGTGCAGCTGCGGCATGTGCATCCCCCGGAAGTTCCAGTGTGACGGCTTCCCCCAGTGCCCCGACGGATCAGACGAGGACCCAAAAATCTGCG AATACGAGTGCCAGGTTGGTGTGGACTTTAAGTGCCGCTCTTCCGGCCGCTGCATCCCGGTCGCGGACGTCTGTAACGGCGTCATAGATTGCCCAGACGGCTCCGACGAGGACGCTATCAACTGCCCGGACT CGCAGGGATGCACGGAGGGCGGTTTCCCGTGCCAAGATGGCAGCAGGTGCGTAGCGCGCGAGGAGCGCTGTGACGGCAAGGACGACTGCCAGGACAGCAGCGACGAGAAGGACTGCA ATAGAGCGAAAGAAATAG GGTGCGAGGAGAACGAGTTCATGTGCAAGACGTCGAGGGAGTGCATCCCGGCCGTATTCACGTGCGACGGGGAACCTAACTGCCAGGATGAATCGGACGAGAGCGTCGACATTTGTAAGG AGGGGAGGACGTGTCCAGAGGGCCAGCTGCTGTGTGCCGACCAGAACGGCTGCATCTCGCCGTCCCAGCTGTGTAACGGCATGCGGGACTGCTTTGATGCATCGGACGAGGCCCCCGCTAAATGTG GTTGA
- the LOC128232121 gene encoding collagen alpha-1(I) chain-like isoform X3, protein MTMYGKPADDVFVKYLRHLVILALTILLSVENSECSGYGYHVIPSVVSNKICSNECKEWKPKQCWDGYLKRNVWKMVCEKNEITCCPGFQGPQCEDECINCDKINSFERRFVDIYSKITKIDELCSNISNSGGGGTKDCTCPAGPRGETGPAGPPGLPGPRGFEGPTGLPGKQGSDGQAGSPGNDGATGRDGPRGRDGLPGPRGEQGPSGETGAPGLQGVPGSPGKPGTSGIDGLPGQKGETGSNGERGSPGQKGERGEPGLPGRDGTGGGGGTGRKGEPGRDGTSGRDGMRGPKGESGAQGPSGPPGHPGQEGPSGPSGPRGEPGLPGVHGQKGLDGEPGLPGEGGLDGRPGQKGNPGEPGPRGLLGLPGPQGSKGEPGFNGIPGDRGFPGLDGALGAKGEKGDRGNVGLPGPQGRDGIPGSIGEPGIPGRNGHPGTPGLTGLPGEMGPKGMDGRDGEEGPSGTPGPQGPPGPAGRDGIDGHPGEPGQPGRDGSPGDITKIEESTIIKELQNTVKHLETKIERTHVQLQGTTERLETTRKELLELRLICNRVVSCRFNCSEDSYMCSCGMCIPRKFQCDGFPQCPDGSDEDPKICEYECQVGVDFKCRSSGRCIPVADVCNGVIDCPDGSDEDAINCPDSQGCTEGGFPCQDGSRCVAREERCDGKDDCQDSSDEKDCNRAKEIGCEENEFMCKTSRECIPAVFTCDGEPNCQDESDESVDICKEGRTCPEGQLLCADQNGCISPSQLCNGMRDCFDASDEAPAKCAARSRLQGRRRRQRRHQRRRQRRRLVRRP, encoded by the exons TAAAATATGTTCTAACGAGTGCAAGGAGTGGAAGCCGAAACAGTGTTGGGACGGTTACTTGAAAAG GAATGTCTGGAAGATGGTGTGTGAGAAGAACGAGATCACGTGCTGTCCGGGTTTCCAGGGGCCCCAGTGTGAGGATG AATGCATTAACTGTGATAAAATAAATAGCTTTGAAAGAAGATTTGTCGATATATATTCCAAG ATAACCAAAATAGACGAACTGTGCTCCAATATTTCCAATTCTGGTGGTGGAGGCACGAAGGACTGCACGTGTCCAGCCGGCCCACGTGGAGAAACTGGTCCAGCAGGACCGCCTGGGTTGCCAGGGCCACGGGGGTTTGAAGGACCAACGGGGCTACCAGGCAAACAGGGTTCAGATGGCCAAGCGGGATCACCAGGGAATGACGGAGCTACAGGAAGAGACGGTCCGAGAGGGCGCGACGGGCTGCCGGGTCCGCGAGGAGAACAGGGCCCGTCCGGTGAGACTGGTGCTCCAGGTCTACAAGGAGTGCCGGGAAGTCCAGGAAAGCCAGGGACCTCTGGTATAGATGGACTACCGGGCCAAAAAGGCGAGACAGGGTCTAACGGGGAGCGTGGTAGTCCAGGACAAAAGGGTGAAAGAGGAGAACCTGGCTTACCTGGAAGAGACGGAACTGGCGGGGGCGGAGGGACGGGTAGGAAAGGGGAACCAGGTAGAGACGGAACCAGTGGGCGCGATGGCATGCGGGGTCCTAAAGGAGAGTCTGGTGCTcaagggccttcagggcccccAGGGCATCCGGGACAAGAAGGTCCAAGCGGTCCATCTGGACCACGAGGTGAACCCGGCTTGCCCGGTGTACACGGTCAAAAGGGGTTGGACGGAGAACCTGGACTTCCAGGAGAAGGAGGATTGGACGGACGACCGGGTCAAAAAGGTAATCCCGGAGAACCTGGACCCCGGGGATTGCTAGGGCTTCCTGGGCCGCAGGGTAGTAAAGGTGAACCCGGATTTAATGGAATACCCGGTGATCGTGGCTTCCCGGGTTTGGATGGGGCACTGGGAGCAAAGGGTGAAAAGGGTGATAGAGGAAATGTCGGACTTCCAGGCCCTCAAGGCCGTGATGGTATCCCGGGAAGTATTGGTGAACCAGGCATTCCTGGCCGCAATGGTCATCCAGGAACACCGGGACTCACTGGCTTACCAGGTGAGATGGGACCAAAGGGTATGGATGGCAGAGATGGAGAGGAAGGCCCATCAGGAACACCGGGGCCACAGGGGCCGCCGGGGCCCGCGGGCAGAGACGGCATTGATGGACACCCAGGGGAACCTGGACAGCCGGGAAGAGACGGCAGCCCGGGTGACATCACCAAGATCGAGGAAAGCACAATCATCAAAGAACTTCAAAACACTGTCAAG CACCTGGAAACCAAGATTGAGCGGACGCACGTGCAGCTCCAGGGGACGACTGAGCGGCTGGAGACCACCCGGAAGGAGCTTCTGGAGTTACGCCTTATATGTAACCGGGTCGTCA GTTGTCGGTTCAACTGCAGCGAGGACAGCTACATGTGCAGCTGCGGCATGTGCATCCCCCGGAAGTTCCAGTGTGACGGCTTCCCCCAGTGCCCCGACGGATCAGACGAGGACCCAAAAATCTGCG AATACGAGTGCCAGGTTGGTGTGGACTTTAAGTGCCGCTCTTCCGGCCGCTGCATCCCGGTCGCGGACGTCTGTAACGGCGTCATAGATTGCCCAGACGGCTCCGACGAGGACGCTATCAACTGCCCGGACT CGCAGGGATGCACGGAGGGCGGTTTCCCGTGCCAAGATGGCAGCAGGTGCGTAGCGCGCGAGGAGCGCTGTGACGGCAAGGACGACTGCCAGGACAGCAGCGACGAGAAGGACTGCA ATAGAGCGAAAGAAATAG GGTGCGAGGAGAACGAGTTCATGTGCAAGACGTCGAGGGAGTGCATCCCGGCCGTATTCACGTGCGACGGGGAACCTAACTGCCAGGATGAATCGGACGAGAGCGTCGACATTTGTAAGG AGGGGAGGACGTGTCCAGAGGGCCAGCTGCTGTGTGCCGACCAGAACGGCTGCATCTCGCCGTCCCAGCTGTGTAACGGCATGCGGGACTGCTTTGATGCATCGGACGAGGCCCCCGCTAAATGTG CTGCCCGCTCACGTTTGCAGGGCCGCCGCCGACGACAGCGGCGCCACCAACGCCGACGCCAGAGAAGGCGACTAGTACGACGACCGTGA
- the LOC128232121 gene encoding collagen alpha-1(I) chain-like isoform X1 gives MTMYGKPADDVFVKYLRHLVILALTILLSVENSECSGYGYHVIPSVVSNKICSNECKEWKPKQCWDGYLKRNVWKMVCEKNEITCCPGFQGPQCEDECINCDKINSFERRFVDIYSKITKIDELCSNISNSGGGGTKDCTCPAGPRGETGPAGPPGLPGPRGFEGPTGLPGKQGSDGQAGSPGNDGATGRDGPRGRDGLPGPRGEQGPSGETGAPGLQGVPGSPGKPGTSGIDGLPGQKGETGSNGERGSPGQKGERGEPGLPGRDGTGGGGGTGRKGEPGRDGTSGRDGMRGPKGESGAQGPSGPPGHPGQEGPSGPSGPRGEPGLPGVHGQKGLDGEPGLPGEGGLDGRPGQKGNPGEPGPRGLLGLPGPQGSKGEPGFNGIPGDRGFPGLDGALGAKGEKGDRGNVGLPGPQGRDGIPGSIGEPGIPGRNGHPGTPGLTGLPGEMGPKGMDGRDGEEGPSGTPGPQGPPGPAGRDGIDGHPGEPGQPGRDGSPGDITKIEESTIIKELQNTVKHLETKIERTHVQLQGTTERLETTRKELLELRLICNRVVSCRFNCSEDSYMCSCGMCIPRKFQCDGFPQCPDGSDEDPKICEYECQVGVDFKCRSSGRCIPVADVCNGVIDCPDGSDEDAINCPDSQGCTEGGFPCQDGSRCVAREERCDGKDDCQDSSDEKDCNRAKEIGCEENEFMCKTSRECIPAVFTCDGEPNCQDESDESVDICKEGRTCPEGQLLCADQNGCISPSQLCNGMRDCFDASDEAPAKCGPPPTTAAPPTPTPEKATSTTTVTRTTTEEDVLGSGDYGSVSCEELYQSWNDPGFPGGQPPPLSPDEAVSEELCLYLRTRTIENCKSAEPRVNAALCEQLLNIDLPEMAARHRRHKHIDDELSPNDDDDLRDMQGDMPMEHLSFDEIPDLSFDELDHKGKYRVEIESPPVAHAAQGKASGSACALTANGLFLAVMLLCGLICKFV, from the exons TAAAATATGTTCTAACGAGTGCAAGGAGTGGAAGCCGAAACAGTGTTGGGACGGTTACTTGAAAAG GAATGTCTGGAAGATGGTGTGTGAGAAGAACGAGATCACGTGCTGTCCGGGTTTCCAGGGGCCCCAGTGTGAGGATG AATGCATTAACTGTGATAAAATAAATAGCTTTGAAAGAAGATTTGTCGATATATATTCCAAG ATAACCAAAATAGACGAACTGTGCTCCAATATTTCCAATTCTGGTGGTGGAGGCACGAAGGACTGCACGTGTCCAGCCGGCCCACGTGGAGAAACTGGTCCAGCAGGACCGCCTGGGTTGCCAGGGCCACGGGGGTTTGAAGGACCAACGGGGCTACCAGGCAAACAGGGTTCAGATGGCCAAGCGGGATCACCAGGGAATGACGGAGCTACAGGAAGAGACGGTCCGAGAGGGCGCGACGGGCTGCCGGGTCCGCGAGGAGAACAGGGCCCGTCCGGTGAGACTGGTGCTCCAGGTCTACAAGGAGTGCCGGGAAGTCCAGGAAAGCCAGGGACCTCTGGTATAGATGGACTACCGGGCCAAAAAGGCGAGACAGGGTCTAACGGGGAGCGTGGTAGTCCAGGACAAAAGGGTGAAAGAGGAGAACCTGGCTTACCTGGAAGAGACGGAACTGGCGGGGGCGGAGGGACGGGTAGGAAAGGGGAACCAGGTAGAGACGGAACCAGTGGGCGCGATGGCATGCGGGGTCCTAAAGGAGAGTCTGGTGCTcaagggccttcagggcccccAGGGCATCCGGGACAAGAAGGTCCAAGCGGTCCATCTGGACCACGAGGTGAACCCGGCTTGCCCGGTGTACACGGTCAAAAGGGGTTGGACGGAGAACCTGGACTTCCAGGAGAAGGAGGATTGGACGGACGACCGGGTCAAAAAGGTAATCCCGGAGAACCTGGACCCCGGGGATTGCTAGGGCTTCCTGGGCCGCAGGGTAGTAAAGGTGAACCCGGATTTAATGGAATACCCGGTGATCGTGGCTTCCCGGGTTTGGATGGGGCACTGGGAGCAAAGGGTGAAAAGGGTGATAGAGGAAATGTCGGACTTCCAGGCCCTCAAGGCCGTGATGGTATCCCGGGAAGTATTGGTGAACCAGGCATTCCTGGCCGCAATGGTCATCCAGGAACACCGGGACTCACTGGCTTACCAGGTGAGATGGGACCAAAGGGTATGGATGGCAGAGATGGAGAGGAAGGCCCATCAGGAACACCGGGGCCACAGGGGCCGCCGGGGCCCGCGGGCAGAGACGGCATTGATGGACACCCAGGGGAACCTGGACAGCCGGGAAGAGACGGCAGCCCGGGTGACATCACCAAGATCGAGGAAAGCACAATCATCAAAGAACTTCAAAACACTGTCAAG CACCTGGAAACCAAGATTGAGCGGACGCACGTGCAGCTCCAGGGGACGACTGAGCGGCTGGAGACCACCCGGAAGGAGCTTCTGGAGTTACGCCTTATATGTAACCGGGTCGTCA GTTGTCGGTTCAACTGCAGCGAGGACAGCTACATGTGCAGCTGCGGCATGTGCATCCCCCGGAAGTTCCAGTGTGACGGCTTCCCCCAGTGCCCCGACGGATCAGACGAGGACCCAAAAATCTGCG AATACGAGTGCCAGGTTGGTGTGGACTTTAAGTGCCGCTCTTCCGGCCGCTGCATCCCGGTCGCGGACGTCTGTAACGGCGTCATAGATTGCCCAGACGGCTCCGACGAGGACGCTATCAACTGCCCGGACT CGCAGGGATGCACGGAGGGCGGTTTCCCGTGCCAAGATGGCAGCAGGTGCGTAGCGCGCGAGGAGCGCTGTGACGGCAAGGACGACTGCCAGGACAGCAGCGACGAGAAGGACTGCA ATAGAGCGAAAGAAATAG GGTGCGAGGAGAACGAGTTCATGTGCAAGACGTCGAGGGAGTGCATCCCGGCCGTATTCACGTGCGACGGGGAACCTAACTGCCAGGATGAATCGGACGAGAGCGTCGACATTTGTAAGG AGGGGAGGACGTGTCCAGAGGGCCAGCTGCTGTGTGCCGACCAGAACGGCTGCATCTCGCCGTCCCAGCTGTGTAACGGCATGCGGGACTGCTTTGATGCATCGGACGAGGCCCCCGCTAAATGTG GGCCGCCGCCGACGACAGCGGCGCCACCAACGCCGACGCCAGAGAAGGCGACTAGTACGACGACCGTGACAAGAACTACGACAGAGGAGGACGTCTTGGGATCCGGGGATTATGGGTCCGTGAGCTGCGAGGAACTGTATCAGAGTTGGAACGACCCTGGCTTCCCCGGAGGCCAACCACCACCGCTTAGCCCCGACGAGGCAGTGAGCGAGGAGCTGTGCCTATACCTGCGTACCCGCACCATCGAAAACTGCAAGTCCGCAGAGCCCAGGGTGAACGCCGCCCTGTGCGAGCAACTTCTCAATATCGACCTGCCGGAAATGGCCGCCCGCCATCGCCGCCACAAACACATTGATGACGAGTTGTCCCCCAACGATGACGACGATTTGCGGGACATGCAGGGGGACATGCCCATGGAGCACCTTAGTTTTGATGAAATTCCAGACTTGTCCTTCGATGAACTGGACCATAAGGGGAAATACAGAGTTGAGATTGAGTCGCCGCCTGTTGCGCACGCCGCGCAGGGGAAGGCTTCCGGCTCTGCATGCGCTCTAACTGCCAATGGCTTGTTTCTGGCTGTTATGTTGCTTTGCGGCCTTATatgtaaatttgtttga